Part of the Branchiostoma floridae strain S238N-H82 chromosome 11, Bfl_VNyyK, whole genome shotgun sequence genome, CGCCTGGGGAAACTGGGGAAGCTGGGGGGCCTGTACCGCTCCTTGTGGCAACTCGGGGACCCAGACAAGATCCAGGTAAAGAGAATTTGTCTTCTCCGTGTTATGCTTCGGTAACATTTGCGCAGGGGCCCGTCGGGGATTtagcccggccgggctctgaagccacaaatttgtccctaTGGACTGCAGAGTACCGATAGGGCACCTCAAGATTAAGTCACGGGTCTATTTggtaccgggtcccgggttaaTTTTAACTTcgagtttagaaaaaaaatccaagagaaaaagaaagagattGAGATCTATAACGTCCATGGGTCTACTCTAGGAGCGTTGCGAGAGGTGCCCAGTGTGGAGGAGCGGGGTGCAGTGGGAGCAGCAGTGACACACAGGCCTGTAACAGGGGCTGTCCCAACGGAACTCCTTCCGGGGCAAGCTGCGTGTGTACGGGGACGGGATACACCGGGACTTGCTGTGACacaggtttggtttggttttgttTGGTTTAGATCGGATTTCCATTATTGATCGACACATAATGATAACTATAGGTTAGCATTACTTTGTGTTTTAAACTGATGTATTCAACGAAAAAATTGCTTAACCCATTTCTGTTGTTAGCTGTCAGTACAACTTTGTGCACCTGTACTGTTCCACTCGTCCCTCATGTATATGTCCAGGCATATTTTCCGATCATAGAAAGTCTCTATCAAACTATTATATATGATACTACATCTATCGCTATGTGGGAGAATATTTtctagactctaccaggcttcgtggatcggtggtctaattgtagaaattggacaaatagagtctaaagtacgctaggggagttagccggccagaagagtacgtttcctcacctcgtggtgaggataatgattctaccgatccacggagcctggtagaggctaaataTTTTCCACCATACGGTTTGACAGGCCGTTTAGCAAGCGGATTGTAAACCTTCTCCCGACCAAtttaagtggtcagaaaggaaCAGCGATGACATAACGTGTTAAGCAATATATTCTTCATTCTTATTCTGTCACATCTTTCTTTTTGACATTAGAATTAACGTTGATAGTCAGTAtacatttatgatattttttggggcaacttacggcatatatttgcttattttgaagctgctttctGCTATTTTACTATATGGTTATAAACCTTTTTCTTTGGAATTCACCGAAAATTGATACACTCTGAAGCTTTATTCCCTAAATTGTATCCTATTATTCATGTTTTAGCACTTTTAATCATAACACACACCGTAAGAGTGATTAAAATACTGTTGTTCTTCTTGATATCCTAGACATAAATGAGTGTAAGGACGGCAGCCACACCTGCCACCCTGTGCACGGAGtgtgtaccaacacagatggagGTTACACTTGCACCTGTGCTGAGGGGTACACTGGAGACGGGCATAGATGCATCCCCATCAATGGTTACGTATAACGTATTTATTACTAACGATGATTGAAAGCTGAGCTAGCATTTACATATAGTACATTATATATAGCATTGGTTGGCCATAGTTGCTATGAATCAAAGTGCCACAATAAGAATAAAATTAATGAAGGCCTTAAGTGTAACCTTCAGCTCACAGTGGTACCTATCATAtcataataaaacattgaataCATTCAACTTTTCATTACTATTTAGCTATAGGAGAGATATTTTGAGATGAAAAAATTATCTTGCGTGCATGATTTGTTTGACGTTGATATGATAGCAAAATAGTACGGGTCTAAAAAGGCTATTTCTTCTTTTGCTATatatgcaaacaaaaacaatatataatgtTGACCTTTGTCGGTACTTCGTTTACCATTGCTCCTTACAGACTGCACTGCTAACAGTCACTGGGAGCGCTGTGGGTCTGCCTGCCCGCAGACATGTGACTCCAGCCCGTTCCAGATCTGCCCGGCAGTATGTGTGCTCGGATGTGTGTGTGACCGCGGATACGTCCTTCACAACGATGTCTGTATCCTCCCTGATGATTGTCCCCCAGAAGGTgggaatgtttgtttgtttgttacttcCGGacaaggcctacgtcacatttcccaaccaaggcccggccgggcagtttgtggaaacgagaaatagaaaaatgatgtaaaaataGACACAAAtgatgcccacgactattctctttacgtcttgagTAGTTTGGTGTCATAACGTTactttttggaaatgtgacgtaggcctaagaaGCTGTATCTCACGAAAGCTGCAGCATGTATTGCATGTACTTTGGCACAAAGTAAAGTGGTAGCGGTGTGATAATGCaagattattttttttcatcataataATTAATAATATTTCGTGTAATATACTTCAGAAATAAACCCTATCTTCACATTGTGGAACAGTAGATAACTATTGTGTGTGTGCGCtgactattctccaagcagatgtgaggtcTGTCTAGCAGCTTAATTGGCACAAAAGCTACCTGTTAGATCAGATGAGATTCCatgtcaagcagatgttacgcTCCGGTTTTCTACACTGCACTACACTACACGACCGACAGGTACTAACAGACCACGCCAACAGAAGTGGAAACCTCAGTCCGGTTTAAAAGAGCCTTCCAAATTATCTTGTACAGGTCTAGGGCGAagctctgcgtaggagaatatTTTGCCATCGGCATTGTACTTCGTGACTTTTGATTTGACTGTAGACTACGGCATAAGTCATCATTGCGTCCATTTCTACAAACAACAGGTGCAGGAACAGAGTGGCAGCAAGTAAGTGGACGGCTCAAGTTCGTGTCCGTCGGTCGATCCGGTGTTTGGGGAGTGAACAGTAACAACCAGATCTACTACAGGACTGGGACGTACGGGGACGAGGCTTCTGCGGGCACGGGCTGGGTCAACATCGCTGGCTCCCTCAAACAGATCTCATCCGGTAACAACATCGTGTGGGGAGTCAACGGCAACGACGATATCTACATCCGACTGGGTAAGCAAATAATCTTATTCCATCGTCTTTTCCAAGTCCGGCAAGCGTAGTTTTAGTCGATGAAGTTTAGCCATTCAGGTATTTAGATACTCGATACAAAATTACTCAGAAAACTAGACTATCCGCATTTCCTTGTCAGTGACGGAGTCAAATCTGTTCATTCACTGACAACAGAGAGCGGATGATGTTTGAAACGTATGACCGTTCACAAAACTTTGGTTCCTTCAATCTTCGGGCAATAGTGTTTTATTTCTGGAAGTACTCTGAACCATGTCTATAATATTGATGTAAATctaatattttgatattttaggAATCAGCTGGAGTTCTCCCAGTGGCTCCAGCTGGCGCCATATTCCAGGAAAGCTGAAGCAGGTGCACGTCAGCCCGACTAGTAACCAAGTGTGGGGCGTCAACTCGGGGGACAACATCTACCAACGGACTGGCATCACTGCCAGTAACCCGGCAGGTAAGAAGACTTTtcaatcaattgatcaatcaatTGTTACtgaaacattgaataaagagctccttttacacaaccattgctccatttcattttcattttcagctTTAATTATAACCATCGTATAAGCTTCCCGGTAAATATTCCTTttccggcatatattcctttcccggcgaTTTCCGGTTAAAAATCGCAATTCGACGCTTCCATTCACCGTCCCGAAGAGCCAACCCCCCCACCGCCCCCCCAGCAACTTACACCAATGCCCACAGAGaagccggtgaaggaggctagctttggtgactgtctgtcatcttcttctAGCTAGTTCATGTTGCAACTGCAGCAGTAGGTGTCGCTACTACAGCAGTTACAGAATGCGCAACAACAGTATTTACATCATGATACGCACAGTGATcgctttattctttattttttacaatgcggttccaaacgtaAATGAATGTGATGTATGTATATCTCCTTCTCTAAGTATGCGATGTGAAACATTCCAGGTTGTTGAAATTAGGCTTTTGAGTAATGTAGTCTTTAGTGATTCTTTGAACTTTCAGGTCATGATATGGCCGCTAAATTGTGATATCGAATCCAGGCTTTGCGTGTGTGGAGTGTGACACTGAGTTTATTGGCTTTACAGGAACAGGATGGCAGAATATCGGCGGGCGGCTGAAGTTCGTGTCGGTTGGTCGGGCCGGAGTTTGGGGCGTGAACAGTAACGACCAGATCTACTACCGCACAGGGACGGCTGGGAACGAGGCTTCCCAGGGTACCGGGTGGGAACAAGTCGACGGAGGCCTGAAACTCATCTCGTCAGGAAACGGTGTTGTCTGGggcgtcaacaacaacaacaacatctacGTGCGAGGCGGTACGTCTTTTTACATCacataaagctaagggcataaccagccgtatgtgcaatttgtccgtacgttttggggaggtcacgtccgccacatatttctgaaaacgctgtacagggcaggcgcgtcgcccgtactggcacgtacggggggcgaatccgcagcccgaattcgaaggtacacaaagttttgcctgcacggaaagttctacggcgtgtctgcgtgctccaaaatacgtcggattccctacggcGAGTTCGTATACGGtatggaggcggtacttaccacttacagatcccaaaagattgcccacggtttggcacgtagacagcacgtatttgcacgtacggcatgTTGTGCTCTTAGCTTAAAGCAAAGTGCGGAATAGCGTTCGTAGTCCAGTGGTTCAGCTGTGTTGTTGCTCACTTGACATGCATGCAGCTAGGATGTATTTTGGGCATCAGGGTGGTCTACTAGTGTTCATTGGGCTTGTCAGaaagagctaggagaatttgaacggtacaatgaacctataGATAGTGTACATGGCACATGTCTTCTCTGTTACGAACAGTGAAGATTTTCGGCGAGTTCACTTTGCTTTCTCTTttaaacaaccaaacaaacaaaaaaataccaaaGAATTACTATTTACAGTGTTGAAGCTAGGGTAAAAGGTTGAACGATCTCAAACTAGTACTCTCACCCAAGCTAAGTAATATTTTTACGTTTGTTTAAGGCTAGATTGTTTGccatctgtttgatggagtttTAAAGTCGATGAGttttaaaataaaagttttaatgTGGTTGAATCGTCTCCATTGCAGGCATAAGCCCTGAAACAC contains:
- the LOC118426218 gene encoding neurogenic locus notch homolog protein 1-like → MKLTACVVLLVVLALLLPEESAGWWRRRRRRSCSRVNCAWGNWGSWGACTAPCGNSGTQTRSRSVARGAQCGGAGCSGSSSDTQACNRGCPNGTPSGASCVCTGTGYTGTCCDTDINECKDGSHTCHPVHGVCTNTDGGYTCTCAEGYTGDGHRCIPINDCTANSHWERCGSACPQTCDSSPFQICPAVCVLGCVCDRGYVLHNDVCILPDDCPPEGAGTEWQQVSGRLKFVSVGRSGVWGVNSNNQIYYRTGTYGDEASAGTGWVNIAGSLKQISSGNNIVWGVNGNDDIYIRLGISWSSPSGSSWRHIPGKLKQVHVSPTSNQVWGVNSGDNIYQRTGITASNPAEPTPPPPPQQLTPMPTEKPVKEASFGDCLSSSSS